A region of Excalfactoria chinensis isolate bCotChi1 chromosome 22, bCotChi1.hap2, whole genome shotgun sequence DNA encodes the following proteins:
- the ZMPSTE24 gene encoding CAAX prenyl protease 1 homolog: MALPGELWAELPAEKRIFSSVLLFSWAVYLWEAFLAHRQRRVYRTTTHVPWELGQIMDSETFEKSRLYQLDKSTFSFWSGLYSELEGTMILICGGIPFLWNLSGQISGRAGFGPEYEIVQSLVFLLLATLFSALTGLPWSLYNTFVIEEKHGFNQQTLGFFVKDAIKKFIVTQCILLPVTSLLLYIIKIGGDYFFIYAWLFTLVVSLVLVTIYADYIAPLFDKFIPLPEGELKQQIEVMAKSIDFPLTKVYVVEGSKRSSHSNAYFYGFFKNKRIVLFDTLLEDYSALNKEPVEGEEGENEETKSKTKNKKQGCKNEEVLAVLGHELGHWKLGHTVKNIIISQMNSFLCFFLFAVLIGRKELFAAFGFYETQPTLIGLMIIFQFIFSPYNEILSFCLTVLSRRFEFQADAFAKELGKAKDLYSALIKLNKDNLGFPVSDWIFSMWHYSHPPLLERLQALKDAKQE, encoded by the exons ATGGCGCTGCCCGGCgagctgtgggcagagctgcccgcAGAGAAGCGCATCTTCTCCTCCGTGCTGCTCTTCTCATGGGCCGTGTACCTGTGGGAGGCCTTCCTGGCGCACCGGCAG agGCGGGTGTACAGAACAACAACACACGTGCCGTGGGAATTGGGACAGATCATGGATTCAGAAACGTTTGAGAAATCTCGGCTGTATCAGTTGGACAAAAGTACTTTCAGCTTCTGGTCAGGGCTGTACTCAGAGCTGGAGGGCACT ATGATTCTTATCTGCGGAGGAATTCCTTTTCTCTGGAATCTGTCTGGTCAGATTTCAGGCCGTGCTGGGTTTGGACCGGAATATGAG attgttCAGTCGTTGGTGTTCCTGCTGCTCGCAACGCTGTTCAGTGCCCTGACTGGTCTCCCATGGAGTTTATATAACACTTTTGTCATAGAAGAGAAACATGGCTTCAATCAGCAG ACACTGGGGTTTTTCGTTAAGGATGCCATCAAGAAGTTTATCGTGACACAGTGCATTCTGTTGCCAGTGACATCCCTTCTGctttatattattaaaatagGGGGAGATTACTTCTTCATCTATGCCTGGCTCTTCACGTTAGTTGTGTCCTTG GTGCTCGTTACAATCTATGCAGACTACATTGCTCCTTTGTTTGATAAATTCATTCCGCTTCCTGAGGGAGAGCTCAAGCAACAAATTGAAGTCATGGCAAAGAGCATTGACTTCCCATTGACAAAAGTGTATGTTGTTGAAG GTTCTAAGCGTTCCTCTCATAGCAATGCTTACTTCTATGGATTCTTCAAGAATAAGCGGATTGTGCTGTTTGACACCCTCCTGGAGGATTATTCTGCATTGAATAAAGAGCCAGTAGAAGGAGAAGAGGGTGAGAATGAAGAAACGAAGTCTAAAACAAAA aataaaaagcaaggatgtaaaaatgaagaagttcTGGCTGTCCTTGGTCATGAATTGGGTCACTGGAAGCTAGGTCATACTGTCAAAAACATCATTATCAGCCAG atgaattccttcctctgcttcttcttgtttgctgttctgATTGGCCGAAAAGAACTCTTTGCTGCATTTGGCTTCTACGAGACTCAGCCAACCCTGATAGGATTGATGATTATTTTCCAGTTTATCTTTTCACCTTACAATGAG ATTCTCTCCTTTTGTTTGACTGTATTAAGCCGACGGTTTGAGTTTCAAGCGGATGCATTTGCCAAGGAACTTGGAAAGGCTAAAGACCTGTATTCTGCTTTGATCAAACTAAACAAAGATAACTTAGGATTCCCCGTTTCTGACTGGATCTTTTCAATGTGGCACTATTCCCATCCACCCCTTTTAGAAAGACTTCAAGCCTTGAAAGATGCAAAGCAAGAGTGA